TGCGGCACGTCACCGCCAACCCACTTTTCGTACAGCTCGTCATAGCGGCCGGTGCGAACCTGCTGGTTCACGAACAGGTCGAGATAGTTGATCAGGCCGTATTCGTCGCGCTTCGCGAACAGGGCAACGTAGTCGATGTCGAACGGTGCCTTGCCAACGACGGAAATGCCGTCGAACTTGCCCGACTGGACGTTGGCCTGTGCAACGGTGGAGGTGGACACGGTTGCGTCCAACTGACCTTGGCTGAGCGCAAGGAACACATCGGCCTGGGTCTGGTAAGGACGGAACGTGCCATCGCCCCACTCATTTACATACTCTTCCAGCGCGATGGCTTCGTAGGTGCCGGCCACGGCACCAACGGTGTGGCCCTTCATGTCCTCGAAAGACGCGATGCCCGTTTCGTCATTCGCGGTGACGGCCATTTCAAAGGCGAAATAGGGGATCGAGAAACCAACCGTCTTGGCACGTTCCAGCGTATCAGAGGTCGACGCCACGCCTACATCGACGCGGTTTGACATCAAGGCAGGGATACGTTCGGGAAAGGGGGTTTCGACGATTTCGGCTTCGACGCCAAGCGCGGCGGCGAGGTCGTTACAGTAATCGACATCAAAGCCGATCGGTTCGTTGTTCTCGTCGCGCATGCCCATAGGTGGAAAGTCGAGCACAACAGCGCAACGCAGCGTACCGGACCCGATGATGTCGTCGAGCTTGTCAGCCTGAGCCACGCCCGCAACGCAGGACGCTGCGATGATGCCGGCGGAAAGTGCAATGGATTTCATTGATAATTACCTCTCTGTCGATTCCTTTCCGAGATATGAAATAATTATCTCTTTAAGGCAATATTTTTCTTAAAGGCTAAAATCGAGCGGCTTTGCGTGATACCATACCGTTAGCA
This DNA window, taken from Qingshengfaniella alkalisoli, encodes the following:
- a CDS encoding transporter substrate-binding domain-containing protein, with protein sequence MKSIALSAGIIAASCVAGVAQADKLDDIIGSGTLRCAVVLDFPPMGMRDENNEPIGFDVDYCNDLAAALGVEAEIVETPFPERIPALMSNRVDVGVASTSDTLERAKTVGFSIPYFAFEMAVTANDETGIASFEDMKGHTVGAVAGTYEAIALEEYVNEWGDGTFRPYQTQADVFLALSQGQLDATVSTSTVAQANVQSGKFDGISVVGKAPFDIDYVALFAKRDEYGLINYLDLFVNQQVRTGRYDELYEKWVGGDVPQLTVPNAYR